The Pseudomonadota bacterium genome segment TCAACAAAATAAGCCCCATATCGTGTTAAGCTGATTGAATCTTCATCCTGCTGAATACAGTCATACTCACTGAGTTTCTTAATCAGGGCGCCGAATACATCAAGGGGTTTCTCGTGATATCTGTCATTAAACAGCTTGACATCAAGCCCGCTCTTTATCTGAAGCGAAAGAAAAAAAGTCCTGTACATCTGCTCTCTTTTGGTAAGAGAAATATACCTGCCAACCGGCGGTATTCCCTTGTCGGTCATCAGAGAATAAACGGACAATTCTTCATATTTATCAAAGGAAATTGTTTTGGTATAGGATCTCGCCCTTGAACCGAAGGCGACAATCGGCAACTCCTTGAGCCAATAATACCTGTACCCCCACTGTTTTTCATTACTAAAACGCCCATTCTGCTCATAGCCGAATTTTTCCATCCACTCCTGCGCCATGAACACCATTTCAAAAATGGTATCATTATCGATAATTAGGTCCGGCCTTTTCACATAGAGCTCAATCACCAGCGGGTTAACTATTTCATGCCTGATATATTCTATAGAGTCCGGACGTATTGTTTCCAGAATGTCCAGATCCTTTTTCAAACCTTCAATACTTTGCCCTGGAAGGCCTGTCATCATATCAATATTTATGGCCATACCGGTTTTCCGAACGGATTTGACGATTTTTTTTATCTGGGCTACGGTATTTTTCCTGTTACAAAGGCCGAGAACATCCTGATCGAATGTCTGGCAACCGATGCTGATCCTGTTGATGCCAATCTCAGCCAGCCCCACTACCCGCTTTTCATCCGCCAGAGTGGAGGGATGTGCTTCACTTGTAATATTACAGTTCGCAGTCAGATCAATGCACGATCTGATCGTATCAATTATCAGCTTTATATCGCTGTTTGCAAACGATGTCGGTGTCCCACCCCCGAAATAAATACATTTTGCCTTCTTCCCATCAAATACCCCCGAATCTGAAAACAATTGTATCTCTTTGAGAAGACTGCGGAGATACTCCTGTTGCATTCTTTTCTCGGCTTTATGGGGAAAAGAATTACAAAAAAGGCATTCTGTAAAACAGAATGGCAGATGAACGTATAACAGAATTTCTTTCTCTGATATGCTGGCCTTTACTGTTTCAAGAAAATCGAAAACCTGCGATGGGGCCAACATCTGAAACTTATGGGGGAGAAAAAGATCCGGCTGATTTTTTGTATAGTCGGACGAGCCATAAAACAGCTCCTTTCTGATTTTATCCAGAATTTCATTTCTTATCATAAAAGGTCAAATCCCCTTATCTGGCAGAAGTATATGCCGATTTCGAAAAAGTCGATTTTTTGGCTGGCGTGAAATTCTGGATAATGGATTTTACACCTAAGGGATTGTACAAGAAAAACATAAAAATTCAATGCCGATAAAAAACCT includes the following:
- a CDS encoding coproporphyrinogen III oxidase family protein; the protein is MIRNEILDKIRKELFYGSSDYTKNQPDLFLPHKFQMLAPSQVFDFLETVKASISEKEILLYVHLPFCFTECLFCNSFPHKAEKRMQQEYLRSLLKEIQLFSDSGVFDGKKAKCIYFGGGTPTSFANSDIKLIIDTIRSCIDLTANCNITSEAHPSTLADEKRVVGLAEIGINRISIGCQTFDQDVLGLCNRKNTVAQIKKIVKSVRKTGMAINIDMMTGLPGQSIEGLKKDLDILETIRPDSIEYIRHEIVNPLVIELYVKRPDLIIDNDTIFEMVFMAQEWMEKFGYEQNGRFSNEKQWGYRYYWLKELPIVAFGSRARSYTKTISFDKYEELSVYSLMTDKGIPPVGRYISLTKREQMYRTFFLSLQIKSGLDVKLFNDRYHEKPLDVFGALIKKLSEYDCIQQDEDSISLTRYGAYFVEDVCDRIIDTALKEESDDLVRAPHSEGCTSSRLSNLIN